A region of Gracilinanus agilis isolate LMUSP501 chromosome 3, AgileGrace, whole genome shotgun sequence DNA encodes the following proteins:
- the IHH gene encoding indian hedgehog protein produces the protein MSPARLRPRLRLSLLLLLLSVTPDPPLILLTAFDSSINLTGHCPYTSDLACGLEPKHSAAAKTGGCFPAGARVRLENGARVALSALQPGDRVLAMGEDGSPTFSDVLIFLDREPAIQRAFHVIETLDPPRSLTLTPAHLLFTADNHTEPATGFRATFASQVQPGQYVLVAGVPGLQPARVAAVSTRTAPGAYAPLTKHGTLVVEDVVASCFATVAEQRLAQLAFWPLRLYHSLSWGSRTPGEGVHWYPQLLYRLGRLLLDEDSFHPLGMAGMGS, from the exons ATGTCTCCGGCCCGGCTCCGGCCCCGACTCCGGCTCtcgctgctactgctgctgct TTCTGTCACCCCTGACCCACCACTGATTCTGCTCACTGCCTTTGACTCCTCCATCAATCTCACTGGGCACTGCCCCTACACCTCTGACCTTGCATGTGGACTGGAACCCA AGCACTCAGCTGCAGCCAAGACTGGCGGCTGTTTCCCGGCAGGAGCCAGGGTTCGCCTGGAAAATGGGGCTCGAGTGGCCCTTTCTGCCTTGCAGCCAGGGGATCGGGTGTTGGCCATGGGGGAGGATGGGAGCCCAACCTTCAGTGATGTGCTCATCTTCCTGGATCGAGAGCCAGCCATTCAGAGGGCCTTCCATGTCATAGAGACCCTGGACCCACCCCGGAGCCTGACACTCACCCCAGCACACCTGCTGTTCACTGCAGATAACCACACAGAGCCTGCCACTGGCTTTCGGGCTACCTTTGCCAGTCAGGTGCAGCCTGGCCAGTATGTGCTGGTGGCAGGAGTTCCAGGGCTGCAGCCTGCCAGGGTGGCAGCTGTTTCCACCCGAACGGCCCCAGGGGCCTATGCCCCTCTCACCAAGCACGGGACCCTGGTGGTCGAGGATGTGGTGGCCTCCTGCTTCGCCACCGTGGCTGAGCAGCGCCTGGCTCAGCTGGCTTTCTGGCCCCTTCGTCTCTACCATAGTCTGTCATGGGGCAGCAGGACCCCAGGAGAGGGTGTCCATTGGTACCCTCAGCTGCTGTACCGCCTGGGGCGCCTCCTGCTGGATGAAGACAGTTTCCATCCCCTGGGGATGGCAGGGATGGGCAGCTGA